A DNA window from Pseudarthrobacter sp. W1I19 contains the following coding sequences:
- a CDS encoding DMT family transporter codes for MRAAVYLILATLFWAGNFVVGHAAMETMQPLQLTYWRWTLAAVPLLVLAQLVERPDWRGVLRRWPILLLLSSLGMSAYTLLLYSALGHTSALNASLVTAANPALIVVLAVILLRDRPRPLGWAGIGLGLAGVLLVLTGGDINRLLTFSINKGELLILAAITVWGLYTIIARRVDIPAVTSTALQVAMAAVVLSPLALATGSGLPQTSYEGWSLAFIALFPSLGSYLLWNLALKRTTAANAGNYLNLIAVFTALITVALGQSITLPQILGGVLVISGVLLTSAGGPQRPRSSKSTSSPPSPSPAPEFRAR; via the coding sequence GTGCGTGCCGCTGTCTATCTGATCCTCGCCACCCTCTTCTGGGCCGGAAACTTCGTCGTCGGCCATGCCGCCATGGAAACCATGCAGCCGCTGCAGCTGACCTACTGGCGCTGGACCCTCGCAGCGGTGCCGCTGCTGGTCCTCGCACAGCTGGTGGAGCGCCCGGACTGGCGGGGCGTCCTGCGCCGCTGGCCCATCCTGCTGCTCCTGAGTTCCCTGGGCATGAGCGCCTACACGCTCTTGCTCTACAGCGCACTCGGCCACACCTCCGCCCTGAATGCCTCACTGGTGACGGCGGCCAACCCTGCGCTGATCGTGGTGCTGGCCGTGATCCTGCTGCGGGACAGGCCGCGTCCGCTGGGCTGGGCGGGCATCGGCCTGGGCCTGGCAGGCGTCCTGCTGGTCCTCACCGGCGGCGACATCAACCGGTTGCTGACGTTCTCCATCAACAAAGGGGAACTGCTGATCCTCGCGGCCATCACCGTGTGGGGCCTCTACACCATCATTGCCCGGAGGGTGGATATCCCCGCGGTCACGTCCACGGCGCTCCAGGTGGCGATGGCCGCCGTCGTCCTCAGCCCGCTGGCCCTGGCCACGGGCTCAGGGCTGCCCCAGACATCCTACGAGGGCTGGTCCCTTGCCTTTATTGCGCTGTTCCCATCACTGGGTTCCTACCTGCTCTGGAACCTTGCCCTGAAACGCACAACGGCCGCGAACGCGGGCAACTACCTGAACCTCATTGCGGTCTTCACCGCCCTGATCACCGTCGCCCTGGGCCAGTCGATCACACTGCCGCAGATCCTGGGCGGCGTTTTAGTGATCTCCGGAGTCCTGCTGACCAGCGCTGGCGGGCCTCAGCGGCCGAGGTCCTCGAAATCGACGTCTTCCCCGCCTTCGCCGTCACCCGCTCCAGAGTTCCGTGCGCGGTAA
- the groL gene encoding chaperonin GroEL (60 kDa chaperone family; promotes refolding of misfolded polypeptides especially under stressful conditions; forms two stacked rings of heptamers to form a barrel-shaped 14mer; ends can be capped by GroES; misfolded proteins enter the barrel where they are refolded when GroES binds): MAKQLAFNDAARRSLEAGIDKLANTVKVTLGPRGRNVVLDKKWGAPTITNDGVTIAREVELDDPYENLGAQLAKEVATKTNDVAGDGTTTATVLAQALVKEGLRNVAAGAAPGQIKRGIEVSVEAVAARLLENARPVEGTQVASVAAISAQSDEVGELLAEAFGKVGKDGVITIEESSTTQTELVLTEGMQFDKGYLSPYFITDADRQEAVLEDALILINQGKISSLQDFLPLLEKALQAGKPLFIIAEDVDGEALSTLIVNRIRGTLNVVAVKAPGFGDRRKAMLQDIATLTGAQVVSPELGLSLDTVGLEVLGTARRITVTKDNTTIVDGAGTAEDVAARVAQLRAELTRTDSDWDKEKLQERLAKLAGGIGVIKVGAATEVELKEKKHRIEDAVSSTRAALEEGIVAGGGSALIHALKALDEDPAVKALDGDAAAAVGIVRRALVQPLRWIAQNAGFDGYVITAKVAELETNNGFNAKSGEYEDLIAAGVIDPVKVTRAALRNAASIAALVLTTETLVAEKPADEDEHAGHGHSH; the protein is encoded by the coding sequence ATGGCAAAGCAGCTTGCGTTTAACGACGCTGCACGCCGGTCTCTTGAAGCCGGCATCGACAAGCTCGCCAACACCGTCAAGGTGACGCTCGGCCCCCGCGGCCGCAACGTTGTCCTGGACAAGAAGTGGGGCGCGCCCACCATCACGAACGACGGCGTCACCATCGCCCGCGAAGTCGAGCTCGACGACCCGTACGAGAACCTTGGCGCCCAGCTGGCCAAGGAAGTTGCCACCAAGACCAACGATGTTGCCGGCGACGGCACCACCACCGCAACGGTCCTGGCCCAGGCACTGGTCAAGGAAGGCCTGCGCAACGTTGCAGCAGGTGCTGCCCCCGGCCAGATCAAGCGCGGCATCGAGGTTTCCGTTGAAGCCGTCGCCGCCCGCCTGCTGGAGAACGCCCGCCCCGTAGAAGGCACCCAGGTGGCCAGCGTTGCAGCCATCTCCGCCCAGAGCGATGAAGTTGGCGAGCTCCTGGCCGAGGCTTTCGGCAAGGTTGGCAAGGATGGTGTGATCACCATCGAGGAATCCTCCACCACGCAGACCGAACTGGTCCTCACCGAGGGCATGCAGTTCGACAAGGGCTACCTGTCCCCGTACTTCATCACGGATGCGGACCGCCAGGAAGCAGTCCTCGAAGACGCACTCATCCTGATCAACCAGGGCAAGATCTCCTCGCTGCAGGACTTCCTGCCGCTGCTGGAGAAGGCCCTTCAGGCCGGCAAGCCGCTGTTCATCATTGCCGAAGACGTCGACGGCGAGGCCCTGTCCACGCTGATCGTCAACCGCATCCGCGGCACCCTGAACGTCGTTGCCGTCAAGGCTCCGGGCTTCGGTGACCGCCGCAAGGCCATGCTGCAGGACATCGCTACCCTCACCGGTGCGCAGGTTGTGTCCCCGGAGCTGGGCCTGAGCCTGGACACCGTTGGCCTCGAGGTGCTGGGTACCGCCCGCCGCATCACGGTCACCAAGGACAACACCACCATCGTTGACGGCGCCGGTACGGCCGAGGACGTGGCAGCCCGCGTGGCACAGCTGCGTGCCGAGCTGACCCGCACCGACTCCGACTGGGACAAGGAGAAGCTCCAGGAGCGCCTGGCCAAGCTGGCCGGCGGCATCGGCGTGATCAAGGTCGGCGCAGCCACCGAGGTTGAGCTGAAGGAAAAGAAGCACCGCATCGAGGACGCTGTGTCCTCCACCCGCGCTGCCCTCGAAGAAGGCATCGTGGCCGGCGGCGGTTCGGCCCTGATCCACGCCCTCAAGGCACTGGATGAGGACCCCGCGGTCAAGGCCCTCGACGGCGATGCAGCAGCTGCTGTGGGCATCGTCCGCCGCGCGCTGGTCCAGCCGCTGCGCTGGATCGCCCAGAACGCCGGCTTCGACGGCTACGTCATCACGGCCAAGGTTGCCGAACTCGAAACCAACAACGGCTTCAACGCCAAGTCGGGCGAGTACGAGGACCTGATCGCCGCCGGCGTGATCGACCCCGTCAAGGTCACCCGCGCAGCCCTCCGCAACGCAGCCTCCATCGCTGCCCTGGTTCTCACCACCGAGACCCTCGTTGCAGAGAAGCCTGCCGACGAAGACGAGCACGCAGGCCACGGCCACAGCCACTAA
- a CDS encoding dihydrofolate reductase family protein has translation MARVIAAITTSVDGFITGPDDGPAYGLGKGGERLHYWVMGGPWTYDGGHDFAMNGPDKDFYDGLVAGLGAGIVGRGMYDAAGAWGGTNPFPGPLMVLTHRVQDQPAAESGFTFVSGLEDALARAIAEAGGKDVSIGGGADVIRQALAAGRVDELVLSTAPVILGAGKRLFDGFDRDVDLEIIKTVSSTFATHVRYAVKK, from the coding sequence TTGGCCAGGGTCATCGCAGCCATCACCACCTCGGTTGACGGTTTTATTACCGGCCCCGACGACGGGCCGGCCTACGGCCTGGGCAAGGGCGGCGAACGGCTGCACTACTGGGTGATGGGCGGCCCCTGGACCTACGACGGCGGACACGACTTCGCAATGAACGGCCCCGACAAAGACTTCTATGACGGACTTGTTGCAGGGTTGGGTGCCGGCATTGTGGGCCGCGGGATGTACGACGCTGCCGGAGCATGGGGCGGGACCAACCCGTTCCCGGGCCCGCTGATGGTGCTTACCCACCGTGTGCAGGACCAACCTGCCGCCGAGTCCGGCTTCACGTTTGTGTCCGGGCTTGAGGACGCCCTGGCGCGGGCTATTGCGGAGGCCGGAGGCAAAGACGTGTCGATCGGCGGCGGCGCGGACGTGATCAGGCAGGCGCTGGCCGCCGGGCGGGTGGACGAGCTCGTGCTGTCCACGGCACCCGTGATCCTGGGAGCGGGCAAGCGCCTGTTCGACGGCTTCGATCGCGACGTCGACCTTGAAATCATCAAAACAGTCAGCTCCACATTTGCCACCCATGTGCGTTACGCCGTAAAGAAGTAG
- a CDS encoding ATP-dependent DNA ligase — protein sequence MLLDELVKTTDAVASTRSRLAKVEALADLLRRLDPAAITTAVGLLSAKPRQGRVGIGWRGMSAAMGEPAAAPSLTVADLDAALDRLLASAGAGSAAERAATLRTLTAAATEREQAFIAGVLLGELRTGALEGVLTDAVARAADRPVEAVRRAAMLSGDLGGTALLALTGTAAELDEVGLVVGRPVQPMLAATAASVGAALEVTGEASVEYKLDGARIQVHRVGDDVRIFTRTLAEVTHRLPEVVEVVRGLPVRDVILDGETLALDEDGGPRPFQETMSRFGAEAARTTLLHPWFFDVLHLDGRDLLDEPLATRLAVLERIAPGHRIPGTITADAAVAGQVSSDALAAGHEGVMVKAVGSAYAAGRRGSNWIKVKPVLTYDLVVLACEWGSGRRTGLLSNLHLGALDPAGEFGPPGGYVMVGKTFKGLTDALLQWQTKRFQELEVRRTAGTVWMEPVTVVEIAIDGVQQSTRYPGGIALRFARVKRYRDDKTAAEADSIQTLRGLLRS from the coding sequence ATGCTGCTCGACGAGCTCGTGAAGACCACGGACGCCGTCGCGTCCACCCGCTCCAGGCTCGCGAAGGTGGAGGCGCTGGCGGACCTGCTGCGCCGGCTGGACCCGGCGGCGATCACGACGGCGGTGGGCCTGCTCAGTGCCAAGCCGCGCCAGGGCCGGGTAGGGATCGGTTGGCGCGGTATGTCGGCGGCCATGGGAGAGCCCGCCGCTGCACCCAGCCTCACCGTGGCCGACCTCGACGCCGCACTGGACCGGCTGCTCGCCAGTGCCGGCGCCGGATCCGCCGCGGAACGCGCCGCCACCCTCCGCACACTGACCGCGGCAGCCACCGAACGCGAGCAGGCATTCATCGCTGGAGTGCTGCTGGGCGAGCTGCGGACCGGCGCGCTGGAGGGCGTACTGACTGATGCGGTGGCGCGTGCCGCGGACCGGCCGGTTGAGGCAGTTCGCCGCGCGGCCATGCTCTCCGGCGATCTCGGCGGTACCGCCCTGCTGGCGCTGACGGGCACGGCGGCCGAGCTGGACGAGGTGGGCCTCGTCGTCGGCCGTCCCGTGCAGCCCATGCTCGCCGCCACCGCGGCCAGCGTGGGCGCGGCGCTGGAGGTCACGGGCGAAGCCTCCGTGGAATATAAGCTCGACGGCGCCCGCATCCAAGTGCACCGCGTTGGCGACGACGTGCGCATCTTCACCCGAACGCTCGCCGAAGTGACCCACCGCCTGCCCGAGGTGGTGGAGGTGGTGCGTGGTTTGCCGGTGCGCGACGTGATCCTCGACGGCGAGACCCTCGCCCTGGACGAGGACGGCGGGCCCCGGCCATTCCAGGAGACGATGTCCCGTTTCGGGGCGGAGGCGGCGCGCACCACCCTGCTGCACCCATGGTTTTTCGACGTGCTGCACCTGGACGGCCGCGACCTGTTGGACGAGCCGCTGGCCACGCGGCTCGCGGTGCTCGAACGCATCGCGCCCGGGCACAGAATCCCCGGAACAATCACCGCTGATGCCGCTGTTGCCGGGCAAGTGTCCAGCGATGCGCTCGCCGCCGGCCACGAGGGCGTGATGGTGAAGGCCGTGGGATCGGCCTACGCGGCCGGTCGGCGTGGATCCAACTGGATCAAGGTGAAACCGGTGCTCACCTACGACCTGGTGGTGCTCGCCTGCGAGTGGGGGTCGGGGCGGCGCACCGGGCTTCTGTCCAACCTGCACCTGGGCGCGCTTGACCCCGCCGGAGAGTTCGGGCCGCCCGGCGGGTACGTGATGGTGGGCAAAACCTTCAAAGGCCTCACCGACGCGTTGCTGCAATGGCAGACCAAAAGGTTCCAGGAGCTCGAGGTGCGCCGCACCGCCGGAACCGTGTGGATGGAACCCGTCACTGTCGTCGAGATCGCAATCGACGGCGTGCAGCAGTCCACGCGCTATCCGGGCGGGATCGCGCTCCGCTTCGCCCGCGTCAAGCGCTACCGCGACGACAAAACGGCGGCGGAGGCAGACAGCATCCAAACACTCCGCGGGCTGCTCCGCTCCTAG
- a CDS encoding NAD(P)/FAD-dependent oxidoreductase has product MNNNNVTGMLDTIIIGGGQAGLTLGHHLKKQQRKFLILDANPRTGDAWRQRWDSLRVFTPAKYDGLPGEPFPADPLSFPTKDEVAGYLEEYAERNALPVLHGTRVERLWREGGHFIAAAADGRRWEAHNAIVATGVSQAPKVPAFAAELAPSTFQLHSAAYRNPGQLQDGSVLVVGLGNSGAEIAFEVSRTHPTTVAGKPGGELPVKHGRAAARYVLPVVRFLGLHVLNLNTPVGRKVAPAFKAHAAPLIRTKTKDLAAAGVRLVPRVTGVQDGKPVLADGTRLDVANVIWCTGFRDDFSWIDPDLLVDGELPRQHRGAALDTPGLFFLGQEFLYAAASATLPGAGRDARYLAGKIPALGRIDVLPMRQ; this is encoded by the coding sequence ATGAACAACAACAACGTGACCGGCATGCTGGACACGATCATCATCGGCGGCGGCCAGGCAGGCCTCACTTTGGGCCATCACCTGAAGAAGCAGCAACGGAAATTCCTCATCCTGGACGCGAACCCGCGCACGGGAGACGCATGGCGCCAGCGCTGGGACTCGCTCCGGGTGTTCACCCCCGCCAAGTACGACGGACTGCCGGGCGAGCCGTTCCCGGCAGACCCGCTGTCCTTCCCCACCAAGGATGAGGTGGCCGGATACCTGGAAGAATACGCCGAACGGAACGCCCTGCCCGTGCTGCACGGCACCCGGGTGGAACGCTTGTGGCGGGAAGGCGGGCACTTCATCGCAGCAGCCGCCGATGGACGCCGATGGGAGGCGCACAACGCCATCGTCGCCACCGGAGTCAGCCAGGCCCCCAAGGTTCCCGCCTTCGCCGCGGAGTTGGCACCCTCCACGTTCCAGCTCCATTCGGCCGCTTACCGGAATCCGGGACAGCTGCAGGACGGCTCCGTCCTGGTGGTGGGGCTGGGAAACTCTGGTGCGGAGATCGCCTTCGAAGTGAGCAGGACGCATCCCACCACTGTCGCCGGAAAGCCCGGCGGCGAACTGCCGGTGAAGCACGGGCGGGCCGCCGCCCGTTATGTGCTGCCGGTGGTGCGTTTCCTCGGCCTGCACGTCCTGAACCTCAACACTCCGGTGGGACGCAAAGTGGCGCCCGCATTCAAGGCACACGCCGCGCCCCTGATCAGGACCAAAACCAAGGATCTGGCCGCGGCCGGGGTGCGCCTGGTGCCACGGGTCACTGGCGTGCAGGACGGGAAGCCGGTCCTGGCGGACGGCACCCGGCTGGACGTTGCAAACGTGATCTGGTGCACCGGTTTCCGTGACGACTTCAGCTGGATCGATCCGGACCTGCTCGTGGACGGTGAGCTGCCGCGGCAGCACCGTGGCGCGGCGCTCGATACGCCGGGTTTGTTCTTCCTGGGGCAGGAATTTTTGTACGCCGCGGCATCGGCAACGCTGCCGGGAGCGGGCCGCGACGCGCGGTACTTGGCCGGAAAAATACCCGCCCTGGGTAGAATCGATGTTTTGCCTATGCGCCAGTGA
- a CDS encoding helix-turn-helix transcriptional regulator — translation MTAETGLDQGRSAFREHRWTDAFENFRDADQRGGLPAADLERLATAEILTGSAVTGLESLTRAHEEYLVMGDIVGAARCAGWMAMHLTHLGEGARAGGWLARGRRLVDELGEPAAVQGFLLIPQCLGMLYGGDPAGALKLFSEAAQIGQRFQDRDLSALALLGTGQATLELGRSEEGLRIFDEVMVAVTAGELSAVPSGIAYCAVIGNCHIAFDLERALQWTAALDRWCRDRPDMVAFSGQCQAHRAELFRLHGAWAEALEAAAAAQERSGRGDPQAMYGGHYQQGEVERLTGKLDLAETSFTQAARSGYEPQPGLALVSLARGDVQQAQAMIRRAAGLADAATRRHLLPALVDIELAAPDLPAARQGAQELARFAQECPLPMVRAVAHQADGAVRLEEGDPGGASQSLRQAWHLWFELGVPYEASRCRVLIGRACRDLGDEASARMEFEAAHAEFLELGAAPAAAWAASLMPRDEGGTAGPLTPREAEVLRLVASGQGNRAIAAGLFLSEKTVARHISNIFLKLGLSSRAAATRYAFEHGLAG, via the coding sequence GTGACAGCTGAGACAGGCCTGGACCAGGGCCGGTCAGCCTTTCGTGAGCACCGCTGGACCGATGCGTTCGAAAACTTCCGCGATGCGGACCAGCGTGGCGGACTGCCGGCAGCGGACCTTGAACGGCTGGCCACAGCGGAGATCCTTACCGGCAGCGCGGTCACCGGCCTTGAATCGCTCACCCGGGCCCACGAGGAGTACCTGGTCATGGGCGACATCGTGGGCGCCGCCAGGTGTGCAGGCTGGATGGCGATGCACCTAACGCATCTGGGGGAGGGGGCGCGGGCCGGAGGCTGGCTGGCACGCGGCCGGAGGCTGGTGGATGAACTCGGCGAACCGGCCGCGGTGCAGGGCTTCCTGCTCATCCCCCAGTGCCTGGGAATGCTGTACGGCGGGGACCCCGCAGGAGCCCTCAAGCTGTTTTCCGAGGCTGCGCAGATCGGCCAACGGTTCCAGGACAGGGACCTGTCCGCGCTCGCGCTGCTCGGCACCGGCCAGGCCACCCTGGAACTGGGCCGGTCCGAGGAAGGCCTGCGGATCTTCGACGAAGTGATGGTGGCTGTCACGGCGGGCGAACTTTCAGCAGTGCCGTCAGGGATTGCCTACTGCGCCGTGATCGGAAACTGCCACATTGCCTTCGACCTGGAGCGGGCCTTGCAATGGACGGCCGCCCTCGACCGCTGGTGCCGGGACCGCCCCGACATGGTCGCCTTCAGCGGACAATGCCAGGCCCACAGGGCAGAGCTATTCCGGCTGCACGGGGCCTGGGCGGAAGCGCTTGAGGCAGCCGCCGCGGCCCAGGAGCGATCCGGCCGGGGTGATCCCCAGGCGATGTACGGGGGCCATTACCAGCAGGGCGAAGTAGAGCGGTTGACCGGAAAACTGGATCTGGCTGAAACTTCCTTCACGCAGGCGGCGCGCAGCGGTTATGAGCCGCAGCCCGGACTGGCCCTGGTGTCCTTGGCGCGCGGCGACGTGCAGCAGGCACAGGCAATGATCCGCCGCGCGGCTGGCCTGGCTGACGCGGCTACCCGCCGGCATCTGCTGCCCGCGCTGGTGGACATCGAGCTGGCAGCGCCGGACCTGCCCGCGGCGCGGCAAGGAGCCCAGGAACTGGCCCGCTTCGCGCAGGAGTGCCCCCTGCCCATGGTGCGGGCGGTCGCACACCAGGCTGATGGAGCGGTCCGGCTGGAGGAAGGTGATCCGGGCGGTGCGTCCCAATCCTTGCGGCAGGCCTGGCATCTCTGGTTTGAACTTGGCGTGCCGTACGAGGCTTCACGCTGCCGGGTGCTGATCGGGCGGGCCTGCCGGGACCTTGGCGATGAAGCGTCAGCCCGCATGGAGTTCGAGGCGGCGCATGCGGAATTCCTGGAATTGGGGGCGGCTCCGGCTGCGGCCTGGGCGGCGTCACTCATGCCAAGGGACGAGGGCGGGACTGCCGGGCCCCTGACCCCCAGGGAAGCGGAGGTGCTGCGCCTCGTGGCCTCCGGGCAGGGCAACCGGGCCATTGCGGCAGGCCTGTTCCTGAGCGAGAAAACCGTGGCCAGGCACATCAGCAACATCTTCCTGAAGCTGGGCCTGTCCTCGAGGGCCGCGGCCACCAGGTATGCCTTTGAACACGGGCTCGCCGGCTGA
- a CDS encoding class I SAM-dependent methyltransferase, translating into MSHAPQDQIAPLLTPEGWDLLASLGPYKEETSFELNSALRKAGHSPELVSAVLTQSRLRTKAEAKFGEFARQMLFTQAGLEQATRFNVAARHAQRFAGAGISHVADLGCGLAADSMALASMDINVTAVEMDETTAACATVNLIPFPNATVVHADATAVPLDGIDGVWLDPARRVTSTSGTKRIWDPEAFSPPLSFVESLAASGKAVGVKMGPGMPHDSVPAGCEAQWVSVAGDVTEVALWFNAVRRAGIRRAALVLGAAGAAELTSPEDFGAGPAAPVGPAEGYLYEPDGAVIRAGLVADVALQLDGHLVDEHIAYICAPQLVDTPFARAYKILEVTPYNVKALKAWVKAEGIGVLDIKKRGTAVTPEELRKQLLPGGKAAAKKAGNKTATLVLTRIGEDRVAIVVEPV; encoded by the coding sequence ATGTCTCACGCTCCCCAGGACCAGATCGCGCCACTGCTTACTCCCGAAGGCTGGGACCTGCTGGCGTCCCTGGGCCCCTACAAGGAGGAGACATCCTTTGAGTTGAACTCTGCGCTGCGTAAGGCCGGGCACTCCCCCGAACTGGTCTCCGCCGTCCTGACCCAGTCCCGGCTCCGCACCAAAGCCGAAGCCAAGTTCGGCGAGTTCGCCCGCCAGATGCTGTTCACCCAGGCCGGGCTGGAGCAGGCCACCCGGTTTAACGTCGCAGCCCGCCACGCCCAGAGGTTCGCCGGGGCCGGCATCAGTCACGTGGCGGACCTGGGGTGCGGCCTCGCCGCCGACTCCATGGCACTGGCGTCCATGGACATCAACGTCACCGCGGTGGAGATGGATGAGACGACGGCGGCCTGCGCCACAGTGAACCTCATCCCCTTCCCCAATGCCACGGTGGTCCACGCCGATGCCACAGCTGTTCCCTTGGACGGGATCGACGGCGTCTGGCTGGATCCTGCCCGCCGGGTCACCTCCACGTCCGGCACCAAACGCATCTGGGACCCGGAGGCCTTTTCGCCTCCGTTGTCCTTTGTGGAGTCCCTCGCCGCATCCGGCAAGGCAGTCGGCGTCAAGATGGGCCCGGGCATGCCGCACGACTCCGTACCGGCCGGCTGTGAAGCCCAATGGGTTTCGGTGGCCGGGGACGTGACCGAGGTGGCGCTCTGGTTCAACGCCGTCCGCCGGGCCGGAATCCGCAGGGCCGCCCTGGTCCTGGGTGCGGCCGGCGCGGCCGAGCTGACAAGCCCTGAGGACTTCGGCGCCGGCCCCGCCGCTCCCGTTGGTCCGGCAGAGGGCTACCTGTATGAGCCCGATGGTGCGGTGATCCGCGCAGGGTTGGTGGCCGACGTCGCTCTTCAACTGGACGGGCACCTGGTGGATGAGCACATCGCCTACATTTGTGCCCCGCAGCTGGTGGACACTCCCTTCGCGCGGGCCTACAAGATCCTGGAAGTCACTCCCTACAACGTCAAGGCTCTCAAAGCGTGGGTGAAGGCGGAGGGCATCGGCGTGCTGGACATCAAAAAGCGCGGCACCGCCGTGACGCCCGAGGAACTGCGCAAGCAGCTGCTCCCCGGCGGGAAGGCAGCTGCGAAGAAGGCCGGCAACAAAACGGCCACCCTGGTCCTGACCCGCATCGGGGAGGACCGGGTGGCCATCGTGGTGGAGCCGGTCTAG
- a CDS encoding dihydrofolate reductase family protein, producing the protein MGIIVANLFLTLDGVYQAPGGREEDTEGNFAFGGWQAPVSDDDAGAAIGEEIAKIDALLLGRKTYDIFAAYWPHQSDEIGGTLNRVPKFVVSKGITSPGWEGTTVLPDATAAGRLRDEYGEVHMFGSGVLIRSLLAANVLDRLHIWLYPVTLGQGKRLFDAGTIPASFRLAEPARSFPKGAVSLVYERAGDVETREMG; encoded by the coding sequence GTGGGAATCATAGTCGCAAACCTGTTCCTTACCCTTGACGGCGTGTACCAGGCGCCCGGCGGCCGCGAAGAGGACACCGAGGGCAACTTCGCCTTCGGTGGCTGGCAGGCGCCGGTGTCCGATGACGACGCCGGGGCCGCCATCGGCGAGGAGATCGCCAAGATTGACGCCCTGCTTCTGGGCCGGAAGACCTATGACATCTTCGCCGCCTACTGGCCCCACCAGTCCGACGAGATCGGGGGCACACTGAACCGGGTGCCCAAGTTCGTTGTGTCCAAGGGCATTACATCCCCTGGCTGGGAGGGCACCACGGTACTGCCGGATGCCACCGCCGCGGGTAGGCTCCGTGACGAGTACGGCGAGGTGCACATGTTTGGCAGCGGCGTCCTCATCCGCTCGCTGCTCGCGGCCAACGTGCTGGACCGCCTCCACATCTGGCTCTATCCGGTGACCTTGGGGCAGGGAAAACGCCTCTTCGACGCCGGGACCATCCCCGCCTCCTTCCGCCTCGCCGAGCCCGCACGAAGCTTCCCGAAAGGCGCAGTGTCCCTGGTCTACGAGCGCGCGGGCGACGTTGAGACCCGGGAGATGGGCTAG
- the groES gene encoding co-chaperone GroES: protein MSVSIKPLEDRIVVRPLEAEQTTASGLVIPDSAQEKPQEGEVVAVGPGRFDDNGNRVPLDVAEGDVVIYSKYGGTEVKHSGTEYLVLSARDVLAIVVK from the coding sequence GTGTCGGTCTCTATTAAGCCTCTTGAGGATCGTATTGTTGTCCGCCCGCTCGAAGCCGAGCAGACCACGGCTTCCGGCCTGGTTATCCCGGACTCCGCGCAGGAGAAGCCCCAGGAAGGCGAAGTTGTTGCAGTAGGCCCCGGCCGCTTTGACGACAACGGCAACCGCGTCCCGCTCGACGTTGCCGAGGGCGACGTTGTTATCTACTCCAAGTACGGCGGAACCGAAGTCAAGCACAGCGGCACCGAGTACCTCGTGCTGTCCGCCCGCGACGTTCTGGCGATCGTCGTAAAGTAA